TCCATTAATTcttagagaaagaaaaggtcAAGTGGAATATCTCCTGAAATGGAAAGGCTATGATGACGAGGACAATTCCTGGGAAccagaagaaaatttggatTGCCCTGCTTTGATATCTCTATTCTTaaataagagaaaagaggaggataaagaaagaaagaaagaggttGAAAGGATTTTGTATGGATCCTATTGTTCATCTAAGGATCGGAAACGTCCGGAAGTGGCCGAATAccataataataaagaacaaaggaagaaggaaaccaaaaacaaagacaaatCTGTGGCGAAGGATACTGTGTGTTCCCCCAACCATCCCATTTTGGATAGATCTTCATCCAGGGACGAAACCCGGAATTACGATTTAGAACAGAAGAGGGAAAAGGTTGCAGCAACCACTACCAAGGTATATGGACTATGCATCCTTTTCTTTATCACAAATTTAATA
This genomic stretch from Daphnia magna isolate NIES linkage group LG10, ASM2063170v1.1, whole genome shotgun sequence harbors:
- the LOC116934859 gene encoding chromobox protein homolog 1, which produces MNRDTKIKKKEFLNGPTPPTSSESEEEEYTVEKVLDRRERKGQVEYLLKWKGYDDEDNSWEPEENLDCPALISLFLNKRKEEDKERKKEVERILYGSYCSSKDRKRPEVAEYHNNKEQRKKETKNKDKSVAKDTVCSPNHPILDRSSSRDETRNYDLEQKREKVAATTTKENDHPKGFDRKLEPEKILAATDTTGELWFLMKWKSRNIPELVPAREANLKCPHIVIKFYEDRLSFKGPEIEQSDK